Proteins encoded by one window of Cannabis sativa cultivar Pink pepper isolate KNU-18-1 chromosome 4, ASM2916894v1, whole genome shotgun sequence:
- the LOC115713502 gene encoding uncharacterized protein LOC115713502, whose translation MMSMGKAVQPHAPRGEEELPRMTITLTELIKRLQGLKETKWPPRMTTDPVKRDNGRYCAFHVEHDHATYECRQLKIEVNRLVKEGFFRDCLVSDIALHIQWGSTKSRDQSPPPYIKKTVNVISGGSDLCGNSVRASMTHARRVQSVRAMTSIDSHGPSVLLSFDRGEASELEHPHDDAVVITLDVAHVRMKRMLVDTGSSANILFPGVLKEMEIEDLKAQDTQVTLVGFSGESAVARSFIQLPVYANGVNKLVKFLIVDCPSAYNAILGRPWIHAMKAVASSYHQVIKFPCKGEVREIRGDQLGARKCYSSSLRNKNKL comes from the coding sequence ATGATGAGCATGGGCAAGGCGGTGCAGCCGCACGCCCCACGGGGAGAAGAGGAGCTACCACGGATGACCATTACCCTTACTGAATTGATAAAACGACTGCAGGGATTGAAGGAAACCAAATGGCCCCCACGAATGACCACAGACCCCGTCAAGAGAGATAATGGGCGATATTGTGCTTTCCATGTGGAGCACGACCATGCAACCTACGAGTGCAGGCAGCTGAAGATAGAGGTCAACCGTCTGGTAAAAGAAGGATTCTTCCGGGACTGCCTGGTTTCGGACATCGCACTCCACATCCAATGGGGGAGTACCAAGAGCCGGGATCAGTCCCCTCCGCCGTACATTAAGAAAACTGTAAACGTCATCTCGGGAGGGTCAGACCTGTGTGGGAATTCAGTGCGGGCTTCGATGACCCATGCCCGACGGGTCCAATCAGTAAGGGCTATGACGTCAATTGACAGCCATGGCCCTAGCGTGCTCTTGTCATTCGACCGAGGGGAAGCCTCTGAATTAGAACACCCCCACGACGATGCTGTTGTCATCACCTTGGACGTTGCTCATGTTCGAATGAAACGCATGCTTGTCGACACTGGGAGCTCTGCCAACATTTTGTTCCCCGGGGttttgaaagaaatggaaaTTGAAGACTTGAAAGCCCAAGACACCCAGGTTACACTAGTAGGATTCTCCGGTGAAAGCGCTGTTGCTCGAAGTTTCATCCAACTACCCGTCTACGCGAACGGAGTCAACAAATTAGTAAAATTTTTAATTGTGGATTGCCCGTCGGCCTACAACGCCATCCTCGGCAGGCCGTGGATTCATGCAATGAAGGCAGTCGCGTCGTCCTACCATCAAGTAATTAAGTTCCCCTGCAAGGGTGAGGTAAGGGAGATCCGAGGAGATCAGCTGGGGGCCCGCAAATGCTACTCCTCATCCTTGAGGAACAAAAACAAGTTATAG